The segment TCCAGAAGATTGATTGCCCTTACCCTTGTGACAAAACCTGTCACAACCGTGTTTTTGATCCAAATGTCCATACTTTCAACATTGATATATAAAATCATTGATAGAAGTTATTCTTTGAGATCATTGATATGAAaaatcagaaactcccaaaggGAAATAGAAAATATAGAAGGAAAGAAGCTTGTATTGATTTGTTAAATATTTCACAATAAGGGAAAAGTTATCATGGCATAACATTGTATGCTGTGATGCCCTATATAGATACTAAATATGTATTCTTATGCAATTAGTAAAGATAATCCCAATAAAAGTGATTTTACACTTGTTTGCTTGTCAAATGCAATGTATATACATAGATTATACACCGATGTAGAGGATGCACTGAATTCAAGTGCCTAAATTGTCCACGGTTCAGAGACAATACGCGGGAAGGAAGTGGAAATGTATTGATATAGTTGTTGTGGTTGGTTTACCATGCTCGCTCAGGagatatgactctatatgggtgatcATGGATCGATTTACTAAGTCGATACACTTAGCTTCCCATCAACATATGTCATTTGAGAAACCATAAAGTCATATTCAATTTCCTTTGCAAAGCATAAAATACCTTTTTGGTTTTGAGCTCTAGGTTGACTcgtttagattattttttttagtgtgttttacTTTTGATTTTGGCCATATCTTTATTTGGGCCGGTCAgaaagtttttattttgtttatgtttgtgtgcgtgtgtgtgtttTTTATGAGAAACTACCTAAGCATACAACTTTGCTATcatatttactaatttttcatatagtttgaAATAGTTACATATGATGTCACCTTTTAGTAATTTCATACCATATTTCAGATATATGTGTACATATTACATACGACGTAATTTACATGTATTTGTGATACCAGATACGCAAGCAAGATATGAGAGTGACGAGCAAGATGTGAGGGAAACGAGCGATATTTGCCTATATATCTAAGGTACAAGCTAATTACACTAAAACACTCATACATGTGTCTAGTGAGATTCGCATGTATCTGGCATACTAGATACACGAACGAAATATGTGAATATGGAAAGCGAGACGGGAGGAAGGCAAAAGAGATTTGTCTATGTATCTTAGAGACATACGAATTCCCTTGGATATAATGTATCTGGAATAAATGACCCcatagatacatgtatttggacgcaccaaaatttgataagattcataatattacaaaagaaaataaaataaaagtaaaaataataatatatatatatatgaagtattcCGGAGAAAAAACCTTGTTGATCCATCTTCCTGGTAGAACCTAGGTACGAAGTTGTATGATAAAGATATTTTGGAATACTCTCACACCAACCACCACcctataaatatgaattatatatttctCCAATGTTAATACAACATGATGAGTTGTAACAAAACAATACTAGcaaagccaaaaaaaaatattcttgtcctacaacaaacaaaaacaactgTAAATTTTACACAATTGATAGttataaatgaaacaaaaagaaacagatataaaaaaaaaagcttagCTTGAGATAATTAGGATTACATGTTAGCAACAAGAAATTTGTTCTTCTTGAAAGGGTTGATGATATTGAAATGAGGATTTAGAGGGAAATGCATGATTTTACCTCtattttgtaaagaaaaataatactcCATAGAAGTAATTCTTATTCAAAGAACTAATTAAgtgttttcttatttgaattctaaatttgaaattatattttttaatcaatagtGATCGGTCATATGATAATTTTAGATGGAGTGATAATAGAGATAGACGCTAATCTGTTATCTAATAAGTATCCTAGTCTAGTCTTTAGttatacataatcataatataacatGTCAATTAGAAAAAACTCACAGTGTTCAGCTATGCATAATCAATACTacctaattatattttcattggaaaaaaatatatagtttctTCATAATAGACTTTCTAAAGTTAAATCAATAATCGTGAATAGGTGGGTTCCTTTCGCTCTCACATTATTTGTCGCTACATTATTCTTTCAAAGGGAAtgtaaaattacaaatattctGAGTAAGTCATTTATtgtaaacattaattaatattaaagtgTACTGCTACATGGCGTGTGCACACTTCAAATACGattcttttttatgttatggTCTTCTTTATTTCAATATTGTTAAGCAAGAAGCAACATACATGAGATAGAATTAACTCAGGTAGTTAGAAGTTAGATAGTCAGGCTAGCTGTTAAGAGAACTGACTAATGAGCTTCTGAAGATTGTATGTGTATGAATAGTGCCTCTTAAGATATTCTTCATCTATGAAAGTTAACATGATATCAGAATCATGATCAGAAAATGTAACCATCTAGATTAGTCTCACAGGAAAATCAAGATTTTCATTATGCTTACCATTCAATATGTGTTAGGCACAATACTGAGGATTCAATGAGAAACAACTAATCAGGGGCCCGTTAGATTTTGCAAGTAAAACTTGGAAGAgaacttgaaaatttttgtttgtccATATATTTGGCAAATTTTTTGGGCAAATTTTTCCAAATTCCCAAATTCtagaaaaaattagtatttgggccaaatttcattatttggaaagttttagaaattcaatttttacacctaacttatatattttacaaaaataatctATTTATTGACACCAACAAATTCAATTAGCTCCCCATCtgccaactaactcaattaatacacttttctattatatagagcATATACGTACATGGACTTTTATATCCAAAAATTAGTTGAACAACCATAGTAAAAGCTCTGTGGCAGTCCTCTCTGAAGAAACAAATTGAGGGTAATTTGTAAAAATctacatattttttcttattatgaATTTCGTTTAGATTGAACTTGCTTGAATTGATTTGTATGAATATGTTCTCTTGTCTAGGTTTAAGAGTTAGGAATGATAAGAATTTTCTCCTtgtgttttcattttttcatttgacTGGCGCAACTAATTTTTCAGGCTTGTTTGTTAAGTTTTGTAATGCCCATTATTTCTGAAGCTGGTTTTGAGATTTTCGATGAGAACTCTATGACTTCACCTTTTTCGGTTAACAGGGTAATATACTTTCAATCGTGTTCATACgtctttcatttttagtaaagACATGCTTCAGATTTTGTGcactctaaaaaaaattaagttatgcATATGATGTGTTGtcatgttgatgttgtattatagaaacgtaaaaaaaataaataaatcacgtGGTTCAGCGGTTGATAAAtggactgatgaagaaacatcAATCCTTGTAAGTGTCTTGCATGATGATGCGAGGAAGTCCGGATTTAAAGGTTATGTCATCAGTGGTCCACGATTAATAGAAGTTaggaatgatttttttttagaaaattggaAATCGAGATTTCTATTTTGCTATGTAATACAAATTTATGGTtaattttgatagttttaaaaacttatgggtataaatcatatttcttaaaaaaatgaaatatgtttccCAAATtctatggccaaacacatggtgttcacccaaattttcatccaaataatatttgccaaaaatatttgaatatctaTGGTCAAACACTAGCTATGTGTTCTCTTATTACAAATATTCTGTGTAAATCATTTATtgtaaacattaattaatattaaagtgTACTGTTATATGGCGTGTGCACACTTTAAATGcagattttttatgttatggtCTTTTTTACTTGAATATTATTAAAACAAGAAGCAAGTTGATATAACCACACATGAGTTAGAATTAACTCATGCAGTTAGAAGGTtgttagaagttatttaaataGTCAGGCTAGCTGTTAAGAGAACTAACTAATGAGCTACTGAAGATTGTATGTGTATAAATAGTGCTTTCTTGTAGCATGTATGTAAAGTTGAATTCGATGAGAATTCAGATTTCTTCATAGTCTTCTTCCTCTATACTGTTCTTTTTCCTCTATTTAAGAACTTAGGATATTTTTTATCTATGAAagttaacatggtatcagagccatgaATAGAAATGTAGTCATCTAGATTAGCCTCACAGGAAGATCAAGATCTTCACTGTGCTTATCATTCAAGAGGTGCTGGACATGAAACTGAGGATTGTAGAAACTTGATGcataaaattcaagatttgataGATCAAAAAGTCATCAATTTTCAGACTGCCACTCCTAATATCAATAGTAACCTCAAGCCAAATGATGGAGGGGTGATTATTTATATGGTTGAAGTCGAAGAAGATTTGAATGTGGAGAAAGTTATAATCTCAGCCAGCcttgaaaatattgagaaagTTGTAGTCTCTAAAACCAAAAAAGAGAAATCTGAATTTGTGATCATGGAACCTCATCAAGCTTTTCCATTAGTGATGAAAGAGGATTAGAATAAGCAGAAGATCGATCAAGCTTTTCAAAAATCATAGACTCATTTATATCAGTCTTTTCCAATGCAAAATCGTCTaaaaaaggaattgaaattTGGTTCAAAGAAGGTGAAAATGTGCAATAAACGGAGAACATTTTTGTTTCACACTATTGTGAATTTAAGCCAAAGTATTGACAGTAAAGGCATTTTCGAGCTAAAATATAAATGGAGGACATTTTTATTCCTTTCATatagtttaagaacattttttacccttttcccatgataaaattatcatgttaattattttaaattgcatttaaatttttagaagAGAAAACGATGACATTTAGGCGTGTCAAAggttaaaggaaaaaaaaagtaattataattGAGCCTAGCAAGGCTTGAACACACAAGCTTAAAGAGTTTTGCAACCCCCTAACACTAGACCTTTTACTTGTATCAAGGCATGTCAAtgcttgtatatatatttattaaatcaaaatttgaccTCTACCTACAATGTAATTTTCCTGACACCCCTTTGATCAAGGTGGGTCGCCCCTCCATTTAGGGCACATGTAAAATATTTGAGATGCCAgtttaagaataaaaattgaGTTGATCCTAATATAAAAGATCTTATATTTCAAGAGAAGTAAGTCAATTTATTTTAAGCGTAATATATCTCTGCATTATTTGATGATcgattgaaatatttaaaaaaaaaaatcaatttacgTGGTGGATTTTCTGTTAACAcgatatttctttctttttttatttttttaaaaaagtatttaaaactCTTAATAGAGCAGATTTATGGTTTTAGTTTGTATTGTCTGTCTTTAGCAAGTTGTACAACATAGCCGGACAAATCCATTTAgaatgtatatgatgatgacGTTCAAAAAACGCTCTTTTAAAACCCTTTAGAATgccctttttattaattatttctagtAATAAATAGTCACAAactttaacataatttttattatcaaatattttttatttaatatctttacaatgataatatttctatttataaaaataaattcaatgcATAGCCGTGAAAGTTTTTATTCGACGTCGTATAATTAATTGTATAGCCTTATAATAAACTAGTAACAATCAATATAAGAGTTTTTAAAAGATTCTATTATAATCACGGAATATTTTTAATTACTCAACATTTTATGATTTTAGAATCATAATGCTTAAAATTCTTGtacataatattaaaatttttttattttcattgagGTAAATCAGTCAAGATTAATGGTAAgaaattttgttctaaagtaTTTTGCTtagttttctcaaaatttaagaGTATTAAAAAGGTGATTTATACACCTAGTATAGTTGAAAAACCATAGTAACAATGTATGATATTTCCTAATATGCCCTCAGTTTGTTAGATTATAAGATTTAAGCCCAAAAATGCAAcaagaaaattcattttaatattcCAAAATTTGGATAAAGTGGTCTTCTATGACCTAAAAAAGCTTGTTTTCtttataagattttattttagaagTAGTTTGTTTTTAACCaataagtttaattttaaaatttaaaacacttaTGAGCAacaattatatttgaataaatttttagaagtgcttctaaatatatttttcttaaatgtgtttttcaaaaataaaaaataggtcAAAAATAGTTTATTGCTACTCTAAAGAAATACCTTTTTTTTCTCCCAAACACCTCATTGTTTATTAGAATAAATAAATCTTGacaaaaaaacaaatacttTTGAGCTTCTAAATATTTGGTCAAACAAGTTATTACTCATTTAgctatgaaaaaattatatgggCATTAAAGGattttaacaaagaaaaatcaTTGCTTGTATTATTGAATTAAGCAATCAGCTCAAGTAAACAAGTTCAATTTGAATGactttattgattatttttaacttGTCTTTTAAAGGTCTTATCCTTTTTTGACCTCTTGATAACtcaaatcttaaaaaaattaagataaaagaTGCTTATCTTTCAAGCTGCTCACTCTTATCTATTGATACAAGTCCAGAATCAACATAAGTGacttaaaaatgaataattatacTATAATCGGATGATCTTATAAATTAGTATACATTCACACTCCACAACTATAATGTACTAAAACTTCATTAGTAAGTACAAGACCATGAAGAGAGACAAACTTCATTAGTATCTCCTTGCAAGCGTATTCATTAGAGAATCTCACGGAACTTATAATTATTTGCAATTTTTAACACCAGGATACGGGTCTATATGTTGAAATCCTGCTCTCTCAAAGTACCAATCCCCAACAGCTTCAGCAATTGTCTATACACATAAAATGTTATAAGagattcaaaacaaaaaatgtgTGTATTCAAACTTTATATATGGATAAAACAAACAAACGTTACCTTACTAAGTAACCTTGGAGAGGTAGTATTATACCAGTATGATGTTGATAGAACATCACCATGTGAATAGCAAGATGTGAGGAAATAACCCCTTGTAAAACAAGGGGGTAGTCCCTCAAATATCTTCAAGAATTCAACTCCGAAGGctataagttaaaaataaaaaaattaaaggacaaGATGAAGAGTCACTATACATGTGTAACATCATGTAGATTAGTTAATCACTAGATAAATGCTAACCTCGAATAATTATAAGTTGGCTAGATGTGCAACTACTTATGTTCTTGATGCAACCCTTCCAAGCATGTTGAGGATCAAGGTATGAAGGAACCAAAGTGTTATTAATCTGGAGTTAAGATTGTTGAATAATCAGAATAGctaaagaagaaacaaaataaaattcttaaaattgagAGAAATTTAACAGTTGTTGCATTGACCTGCCAGGAATCATAAACTGAGTTGATTATGAATAGTGGAGTCTGAACATATGAAACAACATTTTGAGGGAAAAAACACTGCaccatataaaatttaaagttataaCTATATCATACAATTAaagatatttgtttttatttcgaAGCTTAAAGAAATTACCAAACTTGGCTCCATTGCAGACGTGCAAGCTAATGGTAAATTCTTGGCCGATCCCTAAgaaggagagaaaagaaaaggctATTATATATAGTTAAGCATACCaaaatcactacaaaaaaacatatatatacaaacaagAAATATGAAACGTACATGTAGGTTAACAATTTCTTGATACATCTCTTGAATATGTGAAGTACCACTTATTGTCTTGCTGCATGTAAATCATGAACTTGCCCTTATTAGAAGGTGTAGAATAACATTTTACATGACGTAAATACGGGAAGAGCATACCCATTGATGAAGAAGCCAGCACTTGCAACACATTTTACTCTGGCACTCCCTGGAAGGAGGCTTTTGAACTTGTCACAGTTCAAGATTGTTGCCAATCCTCCCGCTGATGTTCCAGTTAGAATTGCCTAAcaatattttgatattcaatAAGGTAGTAGTACATATAGGACTTGTATAATTAGGAAAATGAAGCTAGATAGTGTCAATAGATGTATTCTTACATTTTCAGCATTTTTCATTCCTTTGCACCATAAATCCTCCATAATTGCCTTAAATATTCTTGCCCCTCGAAAATATAACTTATTCTCCTAGTGTGAattatttgacaaatttaaTCAAGAAAAACGTCATAGAATTAATAACATATATGTAAggatatatatatgtgtattttcTTACAGGGTTGACTTGTTCAACATCACCAGTGAAAGATGCACCATCACAATACTTCACCCTCACTCGGTTCCAATTGTGAAACTCTACCAAATTACAATATTGTTTGCAGTTGGAAGaagtttataattaattttgcaTATGCACAAAAAAGATTAaagtaatatatacatatatgagcTTCATCACCTGGATTTTCTTTGGAGGTATTATGAAGTATCCCGCCAAAAAAACTTTGTTGATTCATCTTCGTGGAAGAACCTGAGAACTTAGTTGAACGATCAAGACAATCCGAGATATTGTCACACCAACCGCCTCcctataaatatgaattatttctCCAAGTTAATTTGGTGATCGACTCAataattatgaatcaattgcAAAGAATCAAGTTTAACTTACATCTAAGTAGATAACCCAGCTGCGAAGTCCGGTACCATGTCCCCTATCCAGATGATATGCTGGCGGACTTCCATCGAGACATACTATTgacaaattgaaacaaatataaatttgattttctttgagGAATTAAGagtatatttagtttttttgaCACTCTTAAATCACCTGCGCCTTGGGCAGTTGCACTATGAAGTATTGTGATATTAATGTACAAATAATTATCATCGGTGCCAAGAACATGAGTTGTACAAAGTAGTGCTAACAAAgccaaaaaaaatgtttttgtcctacaaacaaaaacaaaatgtaaattttacaaaaaaaattaataacgaAATATTAAATGTGATAGGACTAGTTTGGAGTAATTAATTCAAAGTTAACTGACCTAAAAATCTGTCTTCgtatttattatattacataATCGAATAAAACAATGCTATTTTCAATCAGCTTATTTAAGATGCTTGAAACCTCGTTGATacaaattgtttttcttttctttttttttaatttttgttttatgaataataattttttctttcgaGTGAAAAAGGGATGAACGTTGATTGTCTACCTAggataaataacaaatattctGTAAGccatttattatataaaaaataaaataaaataactaaggCATATTCCATAAACAATATTCTTTCAACAAGATGGAAATACTTACAAACCCCTCATGTGAATTTCATGAACAACCtcaattttcatcttttaatcgttaatcaATATGTTTGTTAATGGGGGTTTAATTTGTATGGATTTAGTTAGTTTAGTACATTTGGATTGGGTTTAAGGAGGGATTTGgataaatttgataattatttggaaaatcGAGTAATTTTGATCGATTTGAAAGTAACCAGAGCTATAAATGGCCGGATAGTATGATGGAAGTTGGAGAATAAAGCTAGTTATTAAACGAAAGTTGAGTAAAACTCAATTCCGATAAAAAAATGGGAAAATGATCAAGTAAACgacttaattatataattttaattttgaggCATTGCACAAAAATCGGAAGGGTTATACAAACCTCAGCAATTGATGCAATTTAGGAGgttcatattaaatttaaaccTCCTCAATTTAAGGTTTTCTTTCAAGTGTTCCCTTTATTAAATGCATATATGAAAATTGGCAATCACACGATTCATGCAATAAATTTACtcatcattaattaataatttaatatattaaaggcCTCTAcgataaatttaaaagattttgataaaaaataaaaaagaatatgaacTACTTAACTATATTTTCAAATCCAAAAGTGCAATTTGCaactaatttcatttttattatattacttgTTCTGATCAAATAATAGCATATTCTTCTACATTAAACaatccaaagaaaaaaaattctataccCGATTTCATTTACAAAAAGAGGTAAAAGAAGTGTTCCCACGAATACACAGATTTCTCTTGTGTACGAAGTCACCTTTGTTAGAAAACGTTTTACCCTTCAATATGAAACTTCCCTGTGCGAATTTGAATTTAATCGAATTGAAATAAATACCAAATATcgtataaaaaattaaaaataaaagcaaatatACATTAGCTTTACAAAATTTATTCCTTCTTTTGAAACTTGAGTGTTCATATTTGATTTtaccatttattttaaaacacataTTATAAGCAATAATTTGTTGATGCATAGATGATAGATCATCGAGAATATGAGTTGTACAAAATACTACTAAAAGTCAATACGGCGAAATTTTTTAGCAAGTTCTTGAGAAATTTTGCGATCAATAATTTTTCGATGTATATGTTTGAcatattatttcaatttatagtTAGGTATCAACAATATTTCATATCAATAATCCACTTTTGTATATATCATTAACTAAAAACTATGAATGAACACCACATTAGTATTATTGTACGACCATGATATAAGTCACTATATTGTTTATACCCCTTAGGGAAAGAAGTAATATCTATTGcgaaaatatgtaaaattttgCTCAAACATGCATCTTCACTTCTATATCCAAGTCTTCAAAACTTGTAAAgttatttaaaaacatacttacaAAAAATGATAAACATTGACTGTAAAAGTCGTTTATTAAGTATTTGCTACTCCTTTTATGtgatataaaaaagaaaaagttataaattgatttcaacttttaggaaaaaaatcaaCTTCTGAGGGAATTACCActgaatttttaaaagaatttaagaaaacttaattaaatttattttaacatatttaagTCTTAAAGATTTATAGAAAAAGAGTAAGAGATCATTTCCATGTCCACTTTGAAAAGATATTAGCACCCAAAATGACCGCTAACGTAATGTTACCCGACAATATAAAAACTTTTTTGactaattttgagaaaaacttaaaagaaaagatatttaaagtcatttaaaaaataatttagcttAAACACTTAAGAAGAATTTtgcaaaaagtaaaaaatgccaaaaacgACCAAGTAAGAAAATTATTCAAACAAAATCATTTACGagtaaattaacataaaatcgttatctttgagaaatttaatcaaattaatttaaatattcaaaattaaaattaataccaataaataataaatatttgtaagCAAATCCAATCCTTAATAGAGTAAAAGAGTGAAAACGAATTTGGGCCTCTATGGCCCAAGTAGCTGTTGTCCAGAAACATCCGGCCAATTTTACTTCTATTTTCAGTTCTTTCTGAAAAGTTGGGCCTCTTTTCAGTGAATATCAGTACTGTATATCATTGTATATGTATTCATATATGAGATCTATTTTCTGTATATTTTCTTCCATTTGACCCGTGTTTAGGCTTTTCTTTCAACGTATACCAGATTCCaatcaatttgataaaaaaatggaAATGTGTTGTTGAGTTGGAATGTTGTTTTGGGTATTGGGCTGTAAAGGGTAGGGATTTGGGTCAAGTTTGGGCTGAAATTGAGTCTGAAAATTGGGGAATGTTTGGATAGATTTAGTATTTAAGATTTAGCCAGATGGATTGCAAATTCAGCAATTTCATGTTTAAATCATAGCCAAACAGAGTTAATTAGTGAATTCAACTAAAATTTAAACagacaaattaatatattaatattaattaagtaacTATCTTTTGaatcttaataaaataaaatgattaacttaattataaactaattaactcaaaatacaatctattaattaaattaaactaattaatataatatatgattaaaaatcaaaatactttGAGACGATTTTCGAATATTTATAAAAGGAagtaattatgtatataattatatagaaatatatatattattttaatatcacaaaaatgataaaatagctttaaaatattttgaattttataaaagctaattcatttaaattgtttgaattaaaaaagaaacttaataattaattcatattgtGAAGGGTCAAAATTAAATGTCAACAATATTCACTATATAAAATTGGATCAATATTAAGATTTGGTCAATGTTTTAAAAATGATGACAAATTGTACATCATTGGTTTGACCTAGGTCCTTTTTACGAAATTGGCGAATTTGATTGATTAAAATTGACCAAGCTACTTGAACTTGTAAATACTTACAACAATATTGAACAATTCTACCACTCAACCACGTGTGTActctttgataaaatatttaaattatttttatttatattcttcaaCTGCAGTTTTACACTTTAAAAGCCAACAAACTCCCTCAATTTTTGTAGAAAAAACACAATCTAAACACTAAGAGACTAcgttgattttctttttttaataaaaaactttttatatattcCGCGCATTGTTGTTTAAAGAATAACCCGACGAGCATCtgatagtttttttaaaaaaatccctCCAATTTTCTTAAgtaattttgaaaacaaaaaccTATCGATTGACAGTTTGGACCAACTCGGTCCATCGATTTTTCTccctttatttttgaaatatatcaattttagtatcaaaattaatttttaatagtaaCTTTTAGCAGgcaattaaatattaatgttttacgcaactatttttaaaaatgtaaaagtTCAATGAGGcacatattttttgtttctttagtaAATGTTTAGgtatatattcatcaaaatgtTATAAGAGGATCAACATATATAATGCTAcgatatatattatatatttatgtttaccacttctataatattattttataaatatcttCTTGTCAATCaaaaaagatttctttaagaggTACTCATAGAATATGGCATTGATCATGTTCTCTTCATATCACCATTATTTGATATTTGCTTGTTAggcattatttatttaaaatgaagaGTGAATACCTCTACACTACATGTGATatgttttagatgaaatttgaaaaaaaagatgaatgatagattttttttattgcaaAGAAAAATTTAGGTCGGTAAAGGCTTCAATGTTCAAACTTaatataaacaattaaaaatgtaATATCTAATCAAacttgatatatatacatatatatatatatatatatatatatatataatacttttatatatatcatgaaGATATCAGTGTTCGATTTTAAAATACATAAGCTATTTATAACTAAGTCATAGTAAATATAAAACGAAGAAATCACATAACCATGCAAGTATAACTTTATTCCTTTGAGTGATGGAAATGCTTTAATTCGGATGAGTCTTGAGTACAATAATTTTTCTTCCTATAAAGATTTTATTCACATTCGAAAGACGACACACGTGAAATTAGTCTTCATACGTACGATAATCTTTCTCTTTAAGtaatattattatcaaaatgagattataaagaaaaagttattatcaaaaaaaataaacaaattatattgtattatgagCAAGGAG is part of the Solanum pennellii chromosome 8, SPENNV200 genome and harbors:
- the LOC107028020 gene encoding pectin acetylesterase 8-like, yielding MKIEVVHEIHMRGLTKTFFLALLALLCTTHVLGTDDNYLYINITILHSATAQGAVCLDGSPPAYHLDRGHGTGLRSWVIYLDGGGWCDNISDCLDRSTKFSGSSTKMNQQSFFGGILHNTSKENPEFHNWNRVRVKYCDGASFTGDVEQVNPENKLYFRGARIFKAIMEDLWCKGMKNAENAILTGTSAGGLATILNCDKFKSLLPGSARVKCVASAGFFINGKTISGTSHIQEMYQEIVNLHGSAKNLPLACTSAMEPSLCFFPQNVVSYVQTPLFIINSVYDSWQINNTLVPSYLDPQHAWKGCIKNISSCTSSQLIIIRAFGVEFLKIFEGLPPCFTRGYFLTSCYSHGDVLSTSYWYNTTSPRLLSKTIAEAVGDWYFERAGFQHIDPYPGVKNCK